One region of Primulina tabacum isolate GXHZ01 chromosome 1, ASM2559414v2, whole genome shotgun sequence genomic DNA includes:
- the LOC142547713 gene encoding LOW QUALITY PROTEIN: protein LATERAL ROOT PRIMORDIUM 1-like (The sequence of the model RefSeq protein was modified relative to this genomic sequence to represent the inferred CDS: deleted 1 base in 1 codon), giving the protein MWSSVASTRHINCGLPPEFFFVAPASSFQNHHPDASAAAAATTINFDPYPFSASSAIGVGVGVGVIPLLTATPCLAQQNIGSDGSANDDVLNIARSRSSGGMQLWQHQQSQNSSAYSSKKPLILDHTSLLQSGTGGIAASGIGGSSSSLGTTTCQDCGNQAKKDCIHRRCRTCCKSRGYDCVTHVRSTWVSASRRRERQIARENIPAAGSSQSTSGTKKPRLCGTSQTTTTASHTSTSNTTPPRSFDTSSSHQDASFRDSLPGQVHAPAVFKCVRVTSLDDGEDEYAYQAVVKIEGHVFKGFLYDQGIEGRDGSFPNISELHLGGGGGSIAGRGGASSTQTVLRPTDNLTSPGGGFLGGTSYGNPMN; this is encoded by the exons ATGTGGTCTTCAGTGGCTTCCACTAGGCACATAAACTGCGGCCTACCACCGGAATTTTTCTTTGTTGCTCCGGCGTCTTCTTTCCAGAATCACCACCCAGATGCTTCCGCCGCCGCTGCAGCCACTACAATTAACTTCGACCCTTATCCATTTAGCGCCTCCAGTGCTATAGGCGTTGGAGTTGGTGTGGGCGTGATT CCCCTCCTCACTGCTACTCCATGTCTAGCGCAGCAAAATATTGGCAGCGATGGTTCGGCGAATGACGACGTGTTAAACATTGCCCGCAGCCGTAGCAGCGGCGGGATGCAATTGTGGCAACATCAGCAGAGCCAGAACTCTTCCGCATATAGCTCGAAGAAACCCTTGATTCTTGATCATACAAGTTTGCTTCAAAGTGGAACTGGCGGAATCGCCGCCTCTGGAATTGGAGGGTCGTCGTCTTCCTTGGGAACCACAACTTGTCAAGACTGTGGAAACCAGGCCAAAAAAGACTGTATCCACAGGAGATGTAGAACTTGTTGTAAAAGTAGAGGCTATGATTGTGTCACACACGTAAGAAGCACCTGGGTTTCTGCTTCCCGCCGCCGCGAGCGGCAGATCGCTAGAGAAAACATCCCCGCAGCCGGATCTTCGCAATCGACTTCCGGTACCAAGAAACCTAGGCTATGCGGCACTTCTCAAACCACCACCACTGCTTCCCATACTTCAACTTCTAACACCACTCCACCAAGAAGCTTCGATACCAGTTCTAGCCACCAAG ATGCATCTTTTAGAGATTCATTACCGGGCCAAGTGCATGCTCCCGCGGTTTTCAAGTGTGTAAGAGTAACTTCCCTCGATGACGGAGAAGACGAGTATGCATATCAAGCCGTTGTAAAAATAGAAGGCCATGTTTTCAAAGGCTTCCTCTACGACCAAGGGATAGAAGGAAGAGATGGATCATTTCCCAACATATCTGAATTACATCTAGGGGGAGGCGGAGGCAGTATCGCCGGAAGAGGCGGCGCTTCCTCTACACAAACGGTTCTTCGTCCAACGGACAATCTCACATCCCCCGGTGGTGGCTTTCTTGGAGGAACTAGTTATGGTAACCCGatgaattaa